Within the Penaeus chinensis breed Huanghai No. 1 chromosome 43, ASM1920278v2, whole genome shotgun sequence genome, the region TCTCCTTATATCATTATTTAGAAAAAATCCTCATCAGCTGCCACATCAACAGgcgtcaacaacaataacaacaatggaggAGCCGCTCTGGGACCCTCGCAATTTGACGTCTCTGGAGGACATCAAGGAAGCGTATGATAGGCTGTGCAAGGAGGAGGTAAGCCAGACAAATAACACTACATGCAGTGAATTCGAGGTCTAAAAATCAGATAATTAATGAATGTGAGCATTGTGTATGAGTAACATATAAGGACGAGCTAGTTGAATgacaatgtttgttttttttgttgtttttttttgtgccagAAAAGTACATGACAGTTTATGTGGAGATAATATGATATTGAAGATGCTTCTTTGGGTAATTATCAAACTGTTAAATTCCAGCCCTAATTTAGAGACAATGCATTCCCTAAAAGAAAGGTGCAAGCCTCTCTGATTTAAATGGATTTTATAAGGTGTGAGGTGATAAGTTAGGGCGTCTTCtgtacacacaaagaaaaagaaaatcccacagagaattacagacacagaaaaggcaatgttatttccaggttggaaaaacattcccaacttatgcaatatattaattaaataaaagataaagcttTCAATAACAACATGATAAGGTTTAAAATTTAAAGTACAAACTGGTCGTAGTATATTGCTTATTCAGAGTCTTGCTAGCTGTATACCACCAAGTACCATGtattaatatttccttttatctcattttatctttttattcttaagtCTGGGCATTTATTGTTTTGGTAAATCTGACTGAAGCAGCTGTAGTGAATTATCTCATAAGagctatattttcatattttccatctatacttcttaatttcattttctgctttttcttgatAGGTTGCAGTTGCCGAACGCCTGGAATGGAGTGTTGGCAACCGTCACCATCTCGAAGCAAGGCTGTCTCAGTTGGCAAGATTAGTTCCAACACTTCAGTTAGTCCAGGCTGATGCAAGACAGCTGGAAAATACCATTTCATTTACCCATCAGTTAGCTAATAATGTGTCTGCCAAAGTGAGGCAGTTGGATTTAGCTAAGGTTTGTTTTTTGGAATGTATCTTAGTTTATTTATGATGCATGGTGTCACCAAGACTTTCAGTATAGATTATGAGATATTAAATATGTTGTCTTTGGATTTCTTTGCTGCAGAGTCGTGTTGTGGAGACTCAGAAGAGAGTAGGGGATTTGTTAGATCTGGAAGGCTGCAGTGGTGGTGTCGCCACTGCTCTGGCTCAGGAGGGTAATATGAACAATTTGAGTTATTTGAGCTACTAAAGATCATAACAGTTGTAAGATatttaaaatgagaataaaatttGTCTCAATTATAAGATTTCCAGTTAATGATAGTTAGCAACtcatatgttttatgtgtgtcttCTAGATTATGAAACTGCAGCAGCACATATTCATAGATTCTTAGCTATGGATGAGACCCTTTTACTTCACACAACTGATTCTTCCAGTAAGGGTAAGTGCCATCTGATATGGCATTGATTTATTAAAGGAGTCACTTGTACAGAGTATAGTTCTTATTATGTTTTGCTATTCTTTTTTGGTCATCTTCtttctttacatattcatattaatgttgatatgtttgaaataatttattaattaaaGCTGAAAGTGTGGAGACCTGGTTCGACCGGTTACGGCAAGCTGAGAGGGAACTCAATGCTCTCATAACAAGAAAGTTTGATGATGCAGTCAAAAGTGAAGATATGGCTAGTGTTGATAGATTCTTCAAACTTTTCCCTCTTTTAAATAAGCACGATGAAGGCCTAAAGAAATTTACTACATACCTATGTGTAAAGGTAGGTTGTGTTCTTATCACACATGAGAAATAAATACATTTGTTATACTACATTGTATTGGAATTATGAATGTCAAATTTTCCCCCAACGAAACTGTATGTGGTATTGTTTTAAATcattatatgtctgtttgtttgtaagagTTGAATTGAAATGGCTGATGTGTATATGATAACTGATTGTgtttattctatattctatacaGATTCAGGAGTCCACAGCACAGCACCTGACAGCAGCACAAACCCAGGGGCCAAGAGAGAAGCGATCTCATGTCATTTGGGCTGATACCATTACCCTGCTCTTTGAGGGTATAGCAAGGACAATTGAAGTCAGGCAGCCCATTATTGAAACTTATTATGGTAAATTTAGACTTTTATTCTTAAAGGGGTATGTGGTACCTGGGGACAGGGTAGTATAGTCTCACTGTAGCATACAATTTAAATGTCTGTCATGGGTTTAATGGACAAAGGTCCTAACACACTGGATAGTGTGTGCTATAGAGTAAAGGCTAATTTTCACTGAAATCCCACTTCAACAGAGTTTTCCTGCTCACTTATCTCTGAACTTCTGTATTTCATCTTGATCCTGGTTAAATAAATCTCCAATGATTTTGTCCCTCTGGGGACCCCCAGTAGTGAGGTCTGATATAAACAAATTTCATTCAGTTTTAGATTAGCTACATTTTGTTATTTGAGGAGCTGGGGTCTACTTCTTACTTCTCATTGATGAGACTTGAATATAGGTTCAGATGTGGTATAGATACTAACATCATCACAAATTTATTAAAgttaattctttatatttttttcaggtcCTGGACACTTGGCACTGGTGGTGGAGATGCTTCAAAGAGAATGCGACAGGCAGGCAGGTCGGATTGTAGGGGAGATGAGGAAACACAGAAGATTGGATGCTGTTGTGAACTCTGTTCGTGATTCTTTAAGGTATTGAGAATTATGATATTAAATGTCtgggtatatgtctgtgtgttttatctaGCCAATATATAAGTTATGAGACATAACCAGTCAACAGAATCAGCACCTACATACTCCTTATTTTCTCAGGGTTAGTGGGGGCAAGGAACTACGAGCTGATCTTCCCTGATCCCAGAGACCTCGATACTCTCCTAGGTGAACTGACACTCATGAATGCTCGTGCTGAACTCTATCTTAGGTTTATCAGAAGAAGAGTTGCTGTAAGTTGTCTGGATTCAACCTTATTATGACATTCGGACTAAATTTGGACATTTTTTgttaataaaatcatataaattttGTGAATATTAGTTTGTAGGATTTCATGAATGTAAAGTGTAAATATGATAGCTGCACCTTTCACTCCTAATAGATGATTTTAAATTTCTGCATGGAATTAACTGTGAAGCGAAATTCTGGGTTGTATTATCGTCTTATGGTAAAGTGCTACATAATATAAGTTCCAGTAACTGATTCACTGTAGAATTATGGTTTTGAGCACAGCTGAGCAATAGTGCTTGGATATTTATCCATAGGTTCTTACTTTGCCAGGCTGACTTTGAAGCTTCCATTgtagacaaagaggagagagaaaagcatgaATCCATCTTTGAAGGGAGGCTGTCTCGCTCTCAGCTGGTATGTGATATGGCTATTATTGTGGGAGACTACACAATCCTTGAACAATTTTACTTGAATGAGTCTTTCAAGAAAGCCCTGGCTATGGATACCATTGAAGAAGGAGCCAAAACATCATCATTGGTGGATGATGCTTTCTATATTATCAAGAAGAGTGTGAGGTATAAGattgcttttttgtgtgtttatgtgtgggtgaaGTATGGGTGGGTGTCTACATACATAATGTGTTTTGTTCCTGTTTATGAAATTCCTGTATCTAGTTCATCTTGcttgctatttatttattgatttaattacctttctatttatttataaaatgattCTAAATGTATAGGGTTTTCTTCACATTTACTTTTCAGACGAGCAATTGCATCAAGCAGTGTTGATGGTGTGTGTGCAATGCTGAATCATTCTGTGACCCTAATTGAGACACAGCTAGCTGGTGGATTTAACCAGACATTGAGGAAAGGTTTCCCTGCTCAGGGTTATTTGGATTTAAATCAAGTGAGTCACTTGAATTTAATTACTGAATGATCAGGTGTTAATTAGAACTTATATGTAGATTGCATTCAAATGGAGAATTGAATATTAAGTTTTGCACTTTTAGACAAAATACTGATCCATTTCAAACAAGCAAAAGTAGATTTGTTTAGGTTCATACTGAAaggatttgaaaaataaaatcccATATTCATCAGATTAAGCAAAATACAGTGTTCAGCATGACAAATAGAAATAAGTATCTCTGCAAGGGAGGTTGAATTATTGGACTTCTAAAATGTACAGTATTGTGTAAAATGTTTGTATATCATAGTCACCTATCCTTTAagaatttatttatctgtattcatACTTTTGTTAAGAATGTTCTGTTCGAATTTATTGCTTTAAAATGCATTTCCAGGCTTACACAGTTTTGCAGTCATCCCTTCAGTCCACTCTCCAGGCTGGCAAAATCAACCCATCTTCCACAGATTCGGATGCTCTTAGACAAGTTTTCTTGGTAATTACTATTCTAGTTATCTTGGTGTATTAAATTAGATGATGTAAAAAGATACAAATGAGAAAGAATAACTTACAATACAAGGATAAGTGACACATTGattttatatcttcatcagaagtaCATGTAATTCTGAAGTATATGTAATCAAAACACAGTTGTATCTTTTGCTTTCTGATATTATTCATGTATTATGCTCATTTATCCAGTTTCTACATTTATCACTATGAACTTTGTTCACACTAGATGGTATTTTGATTGTATATGACAGATACTGAACTGGTGTCTTAAGACTGTACTGGCAGTTTTGGTGATATCTCCAAATATTGGACTCCAAATGGATATTTAATTAGTTTAACTTTATAAATAGTATTAACATTAGTTCataaacataaagacagatatttttattatttgcttatttaccatttattattattttattaatcacAGACTGCACTTAATAATGCTGAAACAAGTATGCGTCATGTTAGAAGCCTGCATCAAACTCTTGAGGAAAACATTACTAGTGCCATGGTAGCATTGACACCAACAGCCAGAGCAAAGCTGGAATCTTGCTTAAGTAAGTAGATTAGTGTATTTCAAGTATGGCACAGTTAACCAAAGTAGATAActgatgtgtgtctgtatgtcatgATAAAGtatagaaattatttttttatttagtttggcTATGACTGAAGAGGTGAAATAGTAATTATATGTAGCCTACTACTTTAAGAGTATAATACTTTCCCCtttgtcattttatcatcatcatcattgtgtacaataatatattcatttccattatttttaataGATGACCTAAAAGGTACAACAGGAAAACTTGGAATGGTTGGTGAATTTGGCATATCACAGCTTAGAGCCACAGCAATAAAGCCTCGAGTCAAACCCTGGGTTGATACATTTACAATAACTTCTCATGATATTTCTGAGGTAAGTCATCAACTgtgttctatctatctaaacataagGATCTGAATATAATGTGATTAGTACCCTTACAAACCCTTgtcttattatttttggtattattggtattatcagtaAAAGTTGAAGAAAGTTTTTTATTGCAATTTCACAGTTTTCTGTTTTTACTACTGTAATAACATAGGCCAAAAGATCTCTTTCGAGTGGTATTGTAGGCATCTTATCATCACATCTGCAGGATGAATTTGCATGCTATGAGGCCAATGACCCATTCAGCCAGACTTTAATGGTCCAAGTGGATGGGCTGCTTGGCTCCTTCCTTCCGTTGCTGACAGAGGAGAACTACAAGTCTTTAGTCTCTGTCCTTGTAGCAGAAGTTGCAGCACAGCTGGAGAAGGCAATTATGAAGTCAACATTCAACAGAGTATGTTTTACAGACCTACAATATTTCTGGtttgggacattttttttttttttttattcttattttttttcaaatttcattaGATGGTGTATATTCATCAGCATTgatacttttttatttgtatatgtgattCTGTAAGACTGCTTTTAAGAGTTTGTATATGTCTGCAGTTAGGAGGATTGCAGCTTGACCGTGAAGTGCGAGCCATTGTTGGATATTTGTCCCAAGTCTCAGAATGGAGTGTGAGGGAACAGCTGACCAGACTGACTCAGATGGCAACTCTACTCAACTTAGAAAACTTAGCAGAAGTAGGTGATCTTCTTCCTCATGTACAACAAATAGGCTTTGTGTTACAGTGGTGCCAAGTTTGATCTATACATATTGTTACATAATTTGATGTCTCACCATAAATATTGTCCCAAATTTTACAGGTTTCAGAGTATTCAACCACAACCACGTGGAGACTAACACCTTCAGAAATGAGAAAAGTCTTGCAGCTTAGGTAAGGAAATCATGTATATGCTAACATGGCAAAGAGCCTGTTAGATTTACTTTATTTCATCATAAGATGCACGGTAATTAATTTAAAGAAATTTTTAAATTGTGGTAAAATCAATAATTTATAGAGGTCTCCCAAGGCCATAAGCACTACAACATAGCTGTCATCTTCTTATTAATTGATTCTCTCATAAAGACTTTGATCTTTTACCaactttctctgtcgctctcctaCATTATTTTGTACATtgttttccaatatatatatttttggtcttTTCAGAGTTGATTTTAAAGCAGACGAGATCAAGAGGTTGAAGCTGTAACATGTTGTTTtgtcacttacatatatgtatattatatttctagCATTGTTATTCAATCATAAAATTCCTGCCATAA harbors:
- the LOC125024598 gene encoding LOW QUALITY PROTEIN: conserved oligomeric Golgi complex subunit 4-like (The sequence of the model RefSeq protein was modified relative to this genomic sequence to represent the inferred CDS: deleted 1 base in 1 codon), translating into MEEPLWDPRNLTSLEDIKEAYDRLCKEEVAVAERLEWSVGNRHHLEARLSQLARLVPTLQLVQADARQLENTISFTHQLANNVSAKVRQLDLAKSRVVETQKRVGDLLDLEGCSGGVATALAQEDYETAAAHIHRFLAMDETLLLHTTDSSSKAESVETWFDRLRQAERELNALITRKFDDAVKSEDMASVDRFFKLFPLLNKHDEGLKKFTTYLCVKIQESTAQHLTAAQTQGPREKRSHVIWADTITLLFEGIARTIEVRQPIIETYYGPGHLALVVEMLQRECDRQAGRIVGEMRKHRRLDAVVNSVRDSLRVSGGKELRADLPDPRDLDTLLGELTLMNARAELYLRFIRRRVAADFEASIVDKEEREKHESIFEGRLSRSQLVCDMAIIVGDYTILEQFYLNESFKKALAMDTIEEGAKTSSLVDDAFYIIKKSVRRAIASSSVDGVCAMLNHSVTLIETQLAGGFNQTLRKGFPAQGYLDLNQAYTVLQSSLQSTLQAGKINPSSTDSDALRQVFLTALNNAETSMRHVRSLHQTLEENITSAMVALTPTARAKLESCLNDLKGTTGKLGMVGEFGISQLRATAIKPRVKPWVDTFTITSHDISEDEFACYEANDPFSQTLMVQVDGLLGSFLPLLTEENYKSLVSVLVAEVAAQLEKAIMKSTFNRLGGLQLDREVRAIVGYLSQVSEWSVREQLTRLTQMATLLNLENLAEVSEYSTTTTWRLTPSEMRKVLQLRVDFKADEIKRLKL